One genomic segment of Pseudomonas chlororaphis subsp. aurantiaca includes these proteins:
- a CDS encoding substrate-binding periplasmic protein, which translates to MDLRRLGGLSVLLGLTLMPLPSMAAGKCERLVVTGSPDAPPYLWRDPQDPSHLIGASAELLQHVAQELGIKIELLYAGKRSAALDEVRSGRMDMLADAPLTVNELEALDYIHPPLLENDFLVWTRKGSTLSYSQPSDLHGHTGAVSERARLTSSFEAFAKDQLSLTRMPNLTQAFQKLLLGEVEYVLAGRYAGMALAQSLGMANDLLAFEQPADKPGLFLAVSHNSACNDPWLRGQLAKKMTELPASGLTEAVLQRNLERWKAQLQQPVSTPKQ; encoded by the coding sequence ATGGATCTGCGCCGCCTGGGTGGCCTGTCAGTGCTGCTGGGCCTGACATTGATGCCGTTGCCGTCGATGGCCGCCGGCAAGTGCGAACGCCTGGTGGTGACCGGCAGTCCGGATGCCCCGCCGTATCTGTGGCGCGACCCGCAGGACCCCAGCCACCTGATTGGCGCCAGCGCCGAACTGCTGCAGCACGTGGCGCAGGAGCTGGGGATCAAGATCGAGTTGTTGTATGCCGGCAAACGCTCCGCCGCCCTGGATGAAGTGCGCAGCGGGCGCATGGACATGCTGGCCGACGCACCGCTGACGGTGAATGAGCTGGAAGCGCTGGACTACATTCATCCGCCGCTGCTGGAGAACGATTTCCTGGTCTGGACCCGCAAGGGCTCGACTCTGAGCTACAGCCAGCCGTCGGACCTGCATGGGCATACCGGCGCAGTGTCGGAAAGGGCGCGCCTGACGTCGTCCTTCGAGGCCTTCGCCAAGGACCAATTGAGCCTGACCCGCATGCCGAATCTGACCCAGGCGTTCCAGAAACTGCTGCTGGGGGAGGTGGAGTACGTACTGGCCGGACGCTACGCCGGCATGGCCCTGGCCCAGTCGCTGGGCATGGCCAACGATCTGCTGGCCTTTGAACAACCCGCCGACAAACCCGGCCTGTTCCTGGCCGTCTCGCACAACTCCGCCTGCAATGACCCATGGTTGCGCGGACAGTTGGCGAAAAAGATGACAGAATTGCCCGCGTCCGGTCTGACGGAAGCCGTGCTGCAGCGCAATCTCGAGCGGTGGAAGGCACAGCTGCAGCAACCTGTCAGCACCCCCAAACAGTAG
- a CDS encoding DUF4398 domain-containing protein, with the protein MSIRPLFAALAVLALVGCAADPAPNEQMRLTEQTLAQAKAVGATAEDVPEMKLAEDKFARAQRNMQEESFKHARMRAEQAELDARLAEARVLTLKSQEQLNLIQTRITRLRKQLGDAQ; encoded by the coding sequence GTGAGTATTCGACCTCTTTTCGCTGCCCTGGCCGTCCTGGCTCTGGTGGGTTGCGCAGCCGATCCGGCGCCGAATGAACAAATGCGCCTGACCGAACAAACCCTGGCCCAGGCCAAGGCCGTGGGGGCCACGGCAGAGGATGTGCCGGAAATGAAACTGGCCGAGGACAAGTTCGCCCGTGCCCAACGCAACATGCAGGAAGAGTCGTTCAAGCACGCGCGCATGCGTGCCGAACAGGCGGAACTGGACGCGCGCCTGGCCGAGGCGCGAGTCCTGACCCTGAAAAGCCAGGAACAGCTGAATCTGATCCAGACCCGCATCACTCGCCTGCGCAAGCAGTTGGGAGATGCCCAATGA
- a CDS encoding OmpA family protein, whose product MNRMTRVLGGALLIACTGLYGCAGQRSEAALEQASEDFQKVKEDSNVLRIAPKDVIRAGESLARADRLSSYWGSGSDVVHYAYLSQRYSEIAREHTNQALNQEQAAKLELERQRLQLALREAKLLSVQQQGKWLEEQIINLATTQTDRGLVMTLGDVLFDTGEAELKSSANRTVLKVVQFLQLNPKRVVRIEGYTDNTGDKQSNLELSRDRAQAVADILVDLGVEEKRVQVEGYGDEYPVEANASERGRAQNRRVEIVFSDEKGQLGAAR is encoded by the coding sequence ATGAATCGTATGACTCGAGTATTGGGTGGCGCCCTGTTGATCGCCTGCACCGGTCTCTACGGCTGTGCCGGGCAGCGCAGCGAAGCAGCGCTGGAACAGGCCAGCGAGGACTTCCAGAAGGTCAAGGAAGACTCCAACGTGCTGCGTATCGCGCCCAAAGATGTGATCCGTGCCGGTGAGTCCCTGGCCCGGGCCGATCGTCTGTCCAGCTACTGGGGCAGCGGTTCGGATGTGGTGCATTACGCCTACCTCAGCCAGCGCTACAGCGAAATCGCCCGCGAGCACACCAACCAGGCGCTGAACCAGGAGCAGGCGGCCAAGCTCGAGCTCGAACGCCAGCGCCTGCAACTGGCCCTGCGCGAGGCCAAGCTGCTGAGCGTGCAGCAGCAGGGCAAGTGGCTGGAGGAGCAGATCATCAACCTGGCCACGACCCAGACTGATCGCGGGCTGGTGATGACCCTGGGCGATGTGCTGTTCGACACTGGAGAAGCGGAGTTGAAAAGCTCGGCCAACCGCACTGTGCTCAAGGTCGTGCAGTTTCTCCAGCTGAACCCCAAGCGCGTGGTGCGGATCGAGGGCTACACGGACAACACCGGCGACAAGCAGAGCAATCTGGAACTGTCCCGCGACCGCGCACAGGCCGTGGCCGATATCCTGGTGGACCTGGGGGTCGAGGAGAAACGGGTCCAGGTCGAAGGTTATGGTGACGAGTACCCGGTCGAGGCCAATGCCTCGGAACGTGGGCGAGCTCAGAACCGTCGGGTGGAAATCGTCTTCTCTGACGAGAAAGGCCAGCTGGGCGCCGCGCGCTAA
- a CDS encoding aminotransferase-like domain-containing protein, whose protein sequence is MTNLLLYQRIAQQLAEDIRRGVYQPGERVPSVRKMSSQLNVSHATVLQAYANLEDQGLIRARPQSGYYVHQTPALTAPTPDIARVERPGLVTRSSIIHQVLVESRREGVFPLGAAVPSVDYLPVRALHQQLAKVTRFHSPRAFSYMFSPGFEPLRRQVAIRMRDAGVVVDPSEVVITHGCVDALQMSLRVLTRPGDLIAAESPTYYGLLQLADLLGLKVIEIPSDPSTGMSLEALQLAANQWSIKALVLTTRLSNPLGGTMPEERQKQLLRLASDFDIQVVEDDIYGELMFEVGRTKALKAYDRLDRVIYCSSFSKTLSPGVRIGWMIAGKYQQEIQRLQTFSTHSACSVTQMGVAAYLENGGYDRHLRFIRQEYRKNLSAFQLAVQQYFPEGTQITRPNGGFILWVSLPGRVNTQELHVRALQQGISIAPGLIFSNTEQFNHCIRLNCGTPWNREAERALMTLGMLASQLCQEAAGGF, encoded by the coding sequence ATGACCAATCTCTTGCTTTATCAACGTATCGCTCAGCAACTGGCTGAAGATATCCGTCGTGGTGTGTACCAGCCCGGGGAGCGCGTGCCTTCGGTACGCAAGATGAGTTCCCAGCTCAACGTCAGCCATGCCACGGTGCTCCAGGCCTACGCCAATCTCGAGGATCAGGGGCTGATCCGCGCCCGTCCGCAGTCGGGTTATTACGTGCACCAGACTCCGGCGCTGACCGCGCCGACCCCGGACATCGCCCGGGTCGAACGGCCGGGCCTGGTGACGCGCAGCAGCATCATTCATCAGGTACTGGTGGAATCGCGCCGTGAAGGCGTGTTTCCGCTGGGCGCTGCGGTGCCGAGCGTCGATTACCTGCCGGTGCGGGCGTTGCACCAGCAACTGGCCAAGGTCACCCGTTTCCATAGTCCGCGCGCCTTCAGCTACATGTTCAGCCCCGGTTTCGAGCCGTTGCGCCGCCAGGTGGCGATTCGCATGCGCGACGCCGGCGTGGTGGTCGATCCGTCCGAAGTGGTGATCACCCACGGCTGCGTGGACGCCCTGCAGATGTCGTTGCGCGTGCTGACCCGCCCGGGCGACCTGATCGCCGCGGAGTCGCCGACTTACTACGGCCTGTTGCAACTGGCCGACCTGCTCGGGCTCAAGGTCATCGAGATTCCCAGTGACCCTTCCACCGGCATGAGCCTGGAGGCGCTGCAACTGGCGGCCAACCAATGGTCGATCAAGGCCCTGGTGCTGACCACGCGCCTGAGCAATCCACTGGGCGGCACCATGCCGGAAGAGCGGCAAAAACAATTGCTGCGCCTGGCCTCGGATTTCGATATCCAGGTGGTCGAGGACGATATCTACGGCGAACTGATGTTCGAGGTCGGTCGTACCAAGGCGCTGAAAGCCTATGACCGGCTGGATCGGGTGATCTACTGCTCGAGTTTTTCCAAGACCCTGTCACCCGGCGTGCGCATCGGCTGGATGATTGCCGGCAAGTACCAGCAGGAAATCCAGCGCTTGCAGACCTTCAGCACCCACTCGGCCTGCAGCGTCACCCAGATGGGTGTCGCGGCCTATCTGGAGAACGGCGGTTACGACCGGCATCTGCGCTTCATCCGTCAGGAGTACCGCAAGAACCTCAGCGCCTTTCAGCTGGCGGTGCAGCAGTACTTCCCGGAAGGCACGCAGATTACCCGTCCGAACGGCGGTTTCATTCTCTGGGTCAGCCTGCCGGGGCGGGTCAATACCCAGGAATTGCATGTCCGGGCATTGCAGCAGGGCATCAGTATCGCGCCGGGGCTGATCTTCAGTAATACGGAGCAGTTCAACCACTGCATTCGCCTCAACTGCGGTACCCCGTGGAATCGTGAGGCCGAGCGGGCACTGATGACCCTGGGCATGTTGGCCAGCCAGCTGTGCCAGGAGGCCGCGGGCGGTTTTTGA
- a CDS encoding translation initiation factor 2: MKAIFPVAWVLVSVLSAFGTASVLAAPAQEKIAASATANKSQKTAAAKKAAPVKKAAAASKVKPKAKAQKRRAPIASKSKAASEIVKTPLPSANVDLSLPPEMVKQLQPIGSVNQPKRTPLLPPMFGEKPKDDSPFQLNGRLLSNEMQLQLRNDERRDVEGAALDFEFKQ, encoded by the coding sequence ATGAAAGCGATTTTTCCTGTTGCCTGGGTCTTGGTCAGTGTCTTGAGTGCTTTCGGCACGGCCAGCGTCCTGGCGGCTCCAGCCCAGGAAAAGATCGCGGCAAGCGCCACCGCGAATAAATCGCAGAAAACCGCAGCAGCCAAGAAAGCCGCGCCGGTAAAGAAGGCGGCAGCGGCCAGCAAGGTCAAACCCAAGGCCAAGGCCCAGAAAAGGCGTGCGCCGATCGCCTCCAAGTCCAAGGCTGCCAGTGAGATCGTGAAGACGCCTTTGCCTTCGGCCAATGTGGATCTGAGCCTGCCACCGGAAATGGTCAAGCAATTGCAGCCGATCGGTTCGGTCAACCAACCCAAGCGCACTCCGTTGCTGCCGCCAATGTTCGGCGAGAAACCCAAGGACGACAGTCCGTTCCAGCTCAACGGCCGCCTGCTGAGCAACGAAATGCAGTTGCAGCTGCGCAACGACGAGCGGCGCGACGTGGAAGGTGCGGCGCTGGATTTCGAGTTCAAGCAGTAA
- a CDS encoding YkgJ family cysteine cluster protein, with product MNCREGCGACCIAPSISTPIPGMPNGKPAGERCIHLSAELLCGLFGQPERPAVCGAFQADVEVCGSSREEAIRLLGWWEQVTAA from the coding sequence ATGAACTGCCGTGAAGGCTGTGGCGCCTGTTGCATTGCCCCTTCCATCAGTACCCCGATTCCCGGAATGCCCAATGGCAAACCGGCCGGAGAACGTTGCATCCATCTTTCTGCCGAACTGCTGTGCGGTTTGTTCGGCCAACCCGAACGGCCCGCCGTCTGTGGTGCGTTCCAGGCCGATGTCGAAGTCTGCGGCAGCAGCCGGGAAGAGGCTATTCGCTTGTTGGGCTGGTGGGAGCAAGTGACGGCGGCGTGA
- a CDS encoding START domain-containing protein, protein MGSLHRIAVLCGLTVLLSATAHAEDWQTAKDEDGIKVSLSEVAGSKYKAYRGMTTMKTSVAKLRALQDDVTGACAWIHECKSQKLLKHEGDQSWTYTQFNTPWPVAPRDSVLHVTTSEAADGSLTRKLEGVPTYVPDEKGFVRVAQVEGFWKFVPKGADQVEVTYQVHTEPGGSVPSWLANKFVVDAPFNTLKALRARAEKP, encoded by the coding sequence ATGGGTTCGCTGCATCGAATTGCTGTGCTCTGTGGGTTGACCGTTCTGCTCTCGGCAACCGCCCACGCCGAAGATTGGCAAACGGCCAAGGATGAAGACGGCATCAAGGTCTCCTTGAGTGAAGTGGCTGGTTCCAAATACAAGGCCTACCGGGGCATGACCACCATGAAAACCAGCGTGGCCAAGCTGCGCGCGCTGCAGGACGATGTCACGGGCGCTTGCGCCTGGATTCACGAATGCAAGTCGCAAAAACTGCTCAAGCACGAAGGTGATCAGAGCTGGACCTACACCCAGTTCAATACCCCGTGGCCGGTTGCCCCGCGTGATTCGGTGCTGCACGTCACCACCAGCGAAGCGGCCGACGGCAGCCTGACCCGCAAGCTCGAAGGCGTACCGACCTATGTTCCCGACGAGAAAGGTTTCGTGCGTGTCGCCCAGGTCGAAGGTTTCTGGAAATTCGTGCCCAAGGGCGCGGACCAGGTCGAAGTGACCTACCAGGTGCACACCGAGCCGGGCGGCAGCGTGCCATCCTGGCTGGCCAACAAGTTTGTCGTGGATGCACCGTTCAACACCCTCAAGGCATTGAGGGCGCGCGCCGAGAAGCCGTAA
- a CDS encoding ribonuclease E inhibitor RraB: protein MSTAYQEDISSSVLRRMKEGGFDFSRFHPIEFYAIFPDEERARRAAGQFRGESLNAQVSVRDDGAWYLELSKVMYATYGGIGDFEQDFEAVVAPLGGIIEGWGVKQEVRGRLV from the coding sequence ATGAGCACAGCCTATCAAGAAGACATCAGCAGCAGCGTGCTGCGCCGCATGAAAGAAGGCGGTTTCGACTTTTCACGATTCCACCCCATCGAGTTCTACGCCATTTTCCCGGACGAGGAGCGGGCACGCAGGGCGGCAGGGCAGTTCCGCGGTGAATCCTTGAATGCCCAGGTCAGCGTGCGCGATGACGGCGCCTGGTACCTGGAGCTGAGCAAGGTGATGTACGCCACCTACGGCGGCATCGGCGATTTCGAGCAGGACTTTGAAGCGGTGGTCGCGCCCCTGGGCGGGATCATCGAGGGTTGGGGCGTGAAGCAGGAGGTTCGAGGGCGACTCGTTTAG
- a CDS encoding c-type cytochrome has protein sequence MKSLILLCSALLLATPVHAAQLTLELGAGSRTWQTDELLKHPLARTVTVKDDVSYKRDMSYRAVPISALLTGVKADDHLQAVALDGFAAELPAAPLLNQDGAQAWLAIEDPAKPWPPLAEGKHSAGPFYLVWTNPQAGHISPEQWPFEVASIKRLAPVAERFPTLRPAPTLAAGDPVNQGFALFQKNCLACHRLNGAGDSQFGPDLNIPYSPTEYFGADFLKRYIRDPQSLRRWPQAKMPAFASSVLPDAELELLVGYLKHMAGRKQAAQ, from the coding sequence GTGAAATCTCTTATCCTTCTATGCAGCGCCCTGCTGCTCGCCACGCCCGTGCATGCCGCGCAGCTGACCCTGGAACTGGGGGCCGGCAGCCGTACCTGGCAGACCGATGAACTGCTCAAGCACCCTCTGGCCCGGACCGTCACCGTCAAGGATGACGTGTCGTACAAACGCGACATGAGTTACCGCGCGGTGCCGATCTCGGCCCTGCTCACCGGCGTCAAGGCCGATGACCATCTGCAGGCCGTCGCCCTGGACGGCTTTGCCGCCGAACTGCCCGCCGCGCCCCTGCTCAACCAGGATGGCGCCCAGGCCTGGCTGGCCATCGAAGACCCGGCCAAGCCCTGGCCGCCCCTGGCTGAAGGCAAGCACAGCGCCGGGCCTTTCTACCTGGTGTGGACCAACCCGCAGGCCGGTCATATCAGCCCCGAGCAATGGCCGTTCGAAGTGGCGAGCATCAAGCGCCTGGCGCCAGTGGCGGAACGTTTCCCGACCCTGCGCCCGGCCCCCACGCTGGCGGCCGGCGACCCGGTGAACCAGGGCTTCGCCCTGTTCCAGAAGAACTGCCTGGCTTGTCATCGCCTCAACGGTGCCGGCGACTCGCAGTTCGGCCCGGACCTGAATATCCCCTACAGCCCCACCGAGTATTTCGGCGCGGACTTCCTCAAGCGCTATATCCGCGACCCACAGAGCCTGCGCCGCTGGCCACAGGCGAAGATGCCGGCCTTCGCAAGCAGCGTATTGCCGGATGCCGAGCTGGAGTTGCTGGTGGGGTATCTGAAGCATATGGCGGGGCGTAAACAGGCGGCGCAATAA
- a CDS encoding acetyl-CoA C-acetyltransferase yields the protein MTQALIFDALRTPRGKGKADGALYSVKPVNLLAGLLDALQRRTGLDTSQVDDIVLGCVTPIGDQGADIAKTAALVADWDVSVAGVQINRFCASGLEAVNLGAMKVRSGFEDLVVVGGVESMSRVPMGSDGGAWVLDPQTNMHSHFTPQGIGADLIATLEGFSREDVDTFALQSQQKAARARAAGAFNKSLVPVQDQNGIVLLDHDEFIRADSTLEGLGKLKPSFEMIGQMGFDATALRVYSHVERIHHVHTPGNSSGIVDGAALMLIGSEAKGQALGLKPRARIVATAVTSTDPTIMLTGPAPATRKALAKAGLRVEDIDLFEVNEAFASVVLKFIKDMAIDPDRVNVNGGSIAMGHPLGATGCAILGTLLDELEARRQRYGLATLCVGGGMGIATIIERL from the coding sequence ATGACCCAGGCTTTGATATTCGATGCATTACGCACCCCCCGTGGCAAAGGCAAGGCCGACGGCGCCCTGTACAGCGTCAAGCCGGTGAACCTGCTGGCCGGGCTGCTCGATGCCCTGCAGCGGCGCACCGGACTCGACACCAGCCAGGTCGACGACATCGTGCTTGGTTGTGTGACACCGATCGGCGACCAAGGGGCCGACATCGCCAAGACCGCGGCGCTGGTCGCCGACTGGGACGTTAGCGTGGCTGGGGTGCAAATCAACCGCTTTTGCGCCTCGGGCCTCGAGGCGGTGAACCTGGGCGCGATGAAAGTGCGCTCCGGCTTCGAGGACCTGGTGGTGGTCGGCGGCGTCGAGTCGATGTCGCGGGTGCCTATGGGCAGCGACGGCGGCGCCTGGGTGCTCGACCCGCAAACCAACATGCACAGCCATTTCACCCCGCAAGGCATAGGCGCGGACCTGATCGCCACCCTGGAAGGTTTCAGCCGCGAGGATGTCGATACCTTTGCCCTGCAGTCCCAGCAAAAGGCCGCGCGGGCCAGGGCGGCGGGGGCTTTCAACAAGTCCCTGGTGCCGGTGCAGGACCAGAACGGCATCGTCCTGCTGGATCACGATGAATTCATTCGCGCCGATTCCACCCTCGAGGGCCTGGGCAAACTCAAGCCCAGCTTCGAGATGATCGGCCAGATGGGCTTCGACGCCACCGCCTTGCGGGTCTACAGCCATGTCGAGCGCATCCACCACGTGCACACCCCAGGCAACAGTTCGGGCATCGTCGATGGCGCGGCGCTGATGCTTATAGGCTCCGAAGCCAAGGGCCAGGCGCTGGGCCTCAAGCCACGGGCGCGGATCGTCGCCACGGCGGTCACCAGCACCGATCCGACCATCATGCTCACCGGGCCGGCGCCGGCCACGCGCAAGGCACTGGCCAAGGCCGGGCTGCGGGTCGAGGATATCGACCTGTTCGAGGTCAACGAGGCGTTCGCCTCGGTAGTGCTGAAGTTCATCAAGGACATGGCCATCGACCCGGACAGGGTCAACGTCAATGGCGGCTCCATCGCCATGGGCCACCCGCTGGGCGCCACCGGCTGCGCGATTCTCGGCACCCTGCTCGACGAGCTGGAAGCGCGGCGCCAGCGTTACGGCCTGGCGACCCTCTGCGTCGGCGGCGGCATGGGTATCGCCACCATCATCGAACGCCTCTGA
- a CDS encoding 3-hydroxyacyl-CoA dehydrogenase NAD-binding domain-containing protein — protein MTEAIRYEKGQDQIVVLTIDMPGQSANTMNAVYREAMAACVARLQAEQESIAGVIVTSAKKTFFAGGDLNELIKVGKTEAQAFYDMVLTLKGQLRALETLGKPVVAAINGAALGGGWEICLACHHRVALDDPSLQIGLPEVTLGLLPGGGGVVRMVRLLGLEKALPYLLEGKKVRPQQALQAGLIDQLASDRDDLLAKARAWIVANPAVKQRWDVAGYQIPGGTPSHPKVAQMLAIAPSILRSKTQGCLPAPEKILCAAVEGAQVDFDTAQLIEARYFTELTTGQVAKNMIGTFWFQLNEINAGGSRPQGFAPYVTRKVGVLGAGMMGAGIAYVSAVAGIEVVLKDINLAAAEKGKAHSAALLEKKVARGHLSAEQRDATLARIRTTEQDNDLAGCDLIIEAVFEDRELKARVSAVAQQVVGAQAVIASNTSTLPISGLAKAVPDQGKFIGLHFFSPVEKMPLVEIIRGEQTSDETLARGFDFVQQIKKTPIVVNDSRGFFTSRVFGTFTNEGIAMLGEGVAAPMIETEARKAGMPIGPLAICDEVSLSLLSHIRQQTAKDLQAEGKPLLEHPAFAVIDLLLNEYKRPGKAAGGGFYDYPAGGQKHLWPQLKTRFEKADGQISPQDVRDRLLFVQAIETVRCVEEGVLRSTADANIGSIFGIGFAAWTGGALQFINQYGLKDFIARAQYLAEQYGERFAPPALLLEKAAKGQLF, from the coding sequence ATGACCGAAGCTATCCGTTACGAAAAGGGCCAGGACCAGATCGTCGTTCTGACCATCGACATGCCGGGCCAGAGCGCCAACACCATGAACGCGGTGTACCGCGAGGCCATGGCCGCCTGCGTGGCCCGCCTGCAAGCCGAGCAGGAATCGATTGCCGGGGTGATCGTCACTTCGGCGAAAAAGACTTTCTTCGCCGGCGGCGACCTCAATGAGTTGATCAAGGTCGGCAAGACCGAAGCCCAGGCTTTCTATGACATGGTGCTGACCCTCAAGGGCCAGCTGCGGGCCCTGGAGACCCTGGGCAAGCCCGTGGTAGCGGCGATCAACGGCGCGGCCCTGGGCGGTGGCTGGGAGATCTGCCTGGCCTGCCATCACCGGGTGGCGCTGGACGACCCATCGCTACAGATCGGCCTGCCGGAAGTGACCCTCGGCCTGCTGCCGGGTGGCGGCGGGGTGGTGCGCATGGTGCGTTTGCTGGGGTTGGAAAAAGCCCTGCCGTATCTGCTGGAGGGCAAGAAGGTTCGACCGCAGCAGGCGCTGCAAGCGGGCCTGATCGACCAACTGGCCAGCGACCGCGACGACCTGCTGGCCAAGGCCAGGGCGTGGATTGTCGCCAACCCGGCGGTCAAGCAGCGCTGGGACGTGGCCGGCTACCAGATTCCCGGGGGCACGCCGTCGCACCCGAAAGTCGCGCAGATGCTGGCCATCGCACCGTCGATCCTGCGCAGCAAGACCCAGGGTTGCCTGCCGGCGCCGGAGAAGATCCTCTGTGCGGCAGTGGAGGGCGCCCAGGTCGATTTCGATACCGCGCAGTTGATCGAAGCCCGCTATTTCACCGAGCTGACCACCGGCCAGGTGGCGAAAAACATGATCGGCACCTTCTGGTTCCAGCTCAACGAGATCAATGCCGGTGGCTCCCGTCCCCAAGGCTTTGCGCCCTATGTGACCAGGAAGGTCGGGGTGCTCGGTGCCGGGATGATGGGGGCCGGGATCGCTTACGTCAGCGCCGTGGCTGGCATTGAAGTGGTGCTCAAGGACATCAACCTGGCGGCGGCCGAGAAGGGCAAGGCCCATTCGGCGGCGCTGCTGGAGAAGAAGGTCGCCCGTGGCCATTTGAGCGCCGAGCAGCGTGACGCCACGCTGGCGCGAATCCGCACCACCGAGCAGGACAACGACCTGGCCGGTTGCGACCTGATCATCGAGGCGGTGTTCGAGGATCGCGAGCTCAAGGCCAGGGTCTCGGCGGTGGCGCAGCAGGTGGTGGGGGCGCAGGCGGTGATCGCGTCCAACACCTCCACTCTGCCGATCAGCGGCCTGGCCAAGGCGGTGCCTGATCAAGGCAAGTTCATCGGCCTGCATTTCTTCAGCCCGGTGGAAAAAATGCCCCTGGTGGAAATCATCAGGGGCGAGCAGACCAGCGACGAAACCCTGGCGCGCGGTTTCGACTTCGTCCAGCAGATCAAGAAGACCCCGATCGTGGTCAACGACAGCCGCGGCTTTTTCACTTCGCGGGTGTTCGGCACCTTCACCAACGAAGGCATCGCCATGCTCGGCGAGGGCGTGGCCGCGCCGATGATCGAGACCGAGGCACGCAAGGCGGGGATGCCGATCGGCCCGCTGGCGATCTGCGACGAGGTTTCCCTGAGCCTGCTGAGCCATATCCGCCAACAGACCGCCAAGGATCTGCAGGCCGAGGGCAAGCCGCTGCTGGAGCATCCGGCCTTTGCCGTGATCGACCTGCTGCTCAATGAATACAAGCGCCCAGGCAAGGCGGCGGGTGGCGGTTTCTACGACTACCCGGCCGGGGGGCAGAAGCACTTGTGGCCGCAGCTGAAAACCCGCTTCGAGAAAGCCGATGGGCAGATTTCGCCGCAGGACGTGCGCGATCGGCTGTTGTTCGTGCAGGCCATCGAAACCGTGCGTTGTGTGGAGGAGGGCGTGTTGCGTTCGACGGCCGATGCCAATATCGGCTCGATCTTCGGTATCGGCTTCGCGGCCTGGACCGGCGGGGCCTTGCAGTTCATCAACCAGTACGGCCTGAAGGACTTTATCGCCCGTGCCCAGTACCTGGCCGAGCAATATGGCGAGCGTTTCGCGCCGCCGGCGCTGCTGTTGGAGAAGGCCGCCAAGGGCCAGTTGTTCTGA
- a CDS encoding amidotransferase produces the protein MSLRICILETDILRPELVDQYQGYGQMFQRLFSQQPIAAEFTVYNVMQGHYPSDDQSFDAYLVTGSKADSFGTDPWIQTLKTYLLERYKRGDKLLGVCFGHQLLALLLGGKSERATQGWGVGTHNYKLAAKAPWMSPVVEELTLLISHQDQVTALPENATVIASSDFCPFAAYHINDQVLCFQGHPEFIHDYSRALLDLRQQHLGEQVYQKGIASLDRDHHGSTVAEWMMRFVAHKPQAGSV, from the coding sequence ATGTCGCTACGCATCTGCATTCTGGAAACCGACATCCTGCGTCCAGAATTGGTCGATCAATATCAGGGTTACGGACAGATGTTTCAGCGCCTGTTTTCACAGCAGCCGATCGCTGCCGAATTTACCGTCTACAACGTGATGCAAGGCCACTACCCGAGCGACGACCAAAGCTTCGACGCTTACCTGGTCACGGGGAGCAAGGCCGACTCCTTCGGTACCGATCCCTGGATTCAAACTCTCAAGACTTACCTGCTGGAGCGTTATAAGCGCGGCGACAAACTGCTGGGCGTCTGTTTTGGCCATCAGTTGCTGGCGTTGCTGCTGGGCGGCAAGAGCGAACGCGCGACCCAGGGCTGGGGCGTGGGCACCCACAACTACAAGCTGGCGGCCAAGGCGCCGTGGATGAGCCCGGTGGTGGAAGAGCTGACACTGCTGATCAGCCACCAGGACCAGGTGACGGCCTTACCGGAAAACGCCACGGTCATCGCTTCCAGCGATTTCTGCCCGTTCGCGGCCTATCACATCAATGACCAGGTGCTGTGCTTCCAGGGCCACCCGGAGTTCATCCACGACTATTCGCGGGCCTTGCTGGACCTGCGCCAGCAGCACCTGGGCGAGCAGGTCTATCAAAAGGGCATCGCCAGCCTGGACCGGGATCATCACGGCAGCACCGTTGCCGAGTGGATGATGCGTTTTGTGGCGCACAAGCCGCAGGCCGGATCGGTTTGA